A window of the Vibrio pomeroyi genome harbors these coding sequences:
- the mreC gene encoding rod shape-determining protein MreC — MKPIFGRGPSLQLRLFFAVILSASLMLADSRLDAFSNVRYLLNSMVAPIQYAANLPRTMFDGVYDRFSTRKGLIESNHNIKREVLRLKSELILLEQYQEENKRLRKLLGSPFIRDEKKVVTEVMAVDTSPYRHQVVIDKGLIDGVYEGQPVINEKGIVGQVTFVAAHNSRVLLLTDANNAIPVQVIRNDIRVIASGNGMIDEIQLEHIPTSTDIQEEDLLVTSGLGGVYPEGYPVAYVSAVESDPKREFAVIKAEPVVEFDKLRYLLLVWPDENKQKQADQSSIEQAMLEGENGQ; from the coding sequence ATGAAGCCAATTTTTGGTAGAGGTCCCTCTCTACAATTGCGCCTGTTTTTTGCTGTAATTTTATCAGCCAGCCTTATGCTGGCTGATAGTCGTTTAGATGCTTTCTCAAATGTCCGCTATCTATTGAACAGCATGGTTGCACCTATTCAATATGCAGCTAACTTACCTCGCACTATGTTCGACGGTGTTTACGACCGCTTTAGCACTCGTAAAGGGCTGATCGAATCCAACCATAATATTAAACGTGAAGTGTTGCGACTGAAGAGCGAGTTGATTCTGCTTGAGCAATATCAAGAAGAAAACAAACGTCTACGTAAGTTATTGGGCTCTCCGTTTATCCGTGACGAAAAGAAAGTCGTTACAGAGGTTATGGCCGTTGATACTTCTCCATACCGTCATCAAGTGGTTATCGATAAAGGCTTGATTGATGGGGTGTATGAAGGTCAGCCGGTGATTAACGAGAAAGGTATTGTCGGTCAAGTCACCTTTGTTGCCGCTCATAATAGCCGCGTCTTGCTGCTGACTGATGCAAACAATGCGATTCCTGTTCAAGTTATTCGTAATGACATCCGTGTGATTGCATCTGGTAATGGCATGATTGATGAAATTCAACTAGAGCACATTCCAACCAGCACTGATATTCAAGAAGAAGATCTGTTGGTGACTTCAGGATTGGGCGGGGTATATCCAGAGGGATACCCAGTCGCTTATGTGTCTGCGGTTGAATCTGATCCTAAACGTGAGTTCGCCGTTATTAAAGCAGAGCCTGTGGTTGAGTTTGATAAGCTCAGATACCTGTTACTTGTATGGCCAGACGAAAATAAGCAAAAACAAGCGGATCAATCCAGCATAGAACAAGCAATGTTAGAGGGCGAAAATGGCCAATAG
- the mreD gene encoding rod shape-determining protein MreD: MANSVLRSKVVIGCSFLIALILQTIPWPGSLDLFRPSWLLLVTCYWVLALPHRVNVGSALILGLLWDLLIGSTLGIRGMMMAIVMYIIALNFLVIRNMALWQQAMIIAALTVLFEVLIFFGEYLIQDVVFNPLSLWSALINCILWPWMFLLMRRVRRHWHVR; encoded by the coding sequence ATGGCCAATAGCGTTTTAAGAAGCAAGGTCGTAATTGGCTGCTCATTTTTGATCGCGCTTATTCTGCAGACGATCCCTTGGCCTGGTAGTTTAGATCTATTCAGACCTTCTTGGTTACTACTGGTTACCTGTTATTGGGTTCTAGCATTGCCTCACCGTGTTAACGTAGGTAGTGCTCTGATTCTGGGCTTGTTGTGGGACCTTTTGATCGGCTCGACGTTAGGTATTCGAGGCATGATGATGGCAATAGTGATGTACATTATTGCGCTGAACTTCCTTGTGATCCGCAACATGGCCTTATGGCAACAAGCCATGATCATTGCTGCGTTGACGGTGTTGTTTGAGGTATTGATATTCTTTGGTGAATATTTGATCCAAGATGTCGTTTTCAATCCATTATCGCTATGGAGCGCATTGATAAACTGTATACTTTGGCCTTGGATGTTTTTATTAATGAGACGCGTGCGTCGCCATTGGCATGTGAGGTAA
- a CDS encoding rod shape-determining protein, giving the protein MFKKLRGMFSNDLSIDLGTANTLIYVKGQGIVLDEPSVVAIRQDRAGSAKSVAAVGHAAKQMLGRTPGNISAIRPMKDGVIADFYVTEKMLQHFIKQVHDNSVLKPSPRVLVCVPCGSTQVERRAIRESALGAGAREVYLIDEPMAAAIGAGLRVSEPTGSMVVDIGGGTTEVAVISLNGVVYSSSVRIGGDRFDEAIINYVRRNYGSLIGEATAEKIKHEIGSAYPGDEVEEIEVRGRNLAEGVPRSFSLNSNEILEALQEPLSGIVSAVMVALEQCPPELASDISENGMVLTGGGALLKDLDRLLTEETGIPVVVAEEPLTCVALGGGKALEMIDMHGGDLFSEE; this is encoded by the coding sequence ATGTTTAAAAAACTTCGTGGCATGTTTTCAAACGACCTATCGATTGATTTAGGTACAGCCAATACCCTTATTTATGTAAAAGGCCAAGGCATTGTTCTTGATGAGCCTTCAGTTGTAGCTATTCGCCAAGATCGTGCGGGTTCTGCAAAGAGTGTCGCTGCTGTTGGTCACGCTGCTAAGCAAATGCTTGGTCGTACGCCTGGTAACATCTCAGCGATCCGTCCAATGAAAGACGGTGTAATTGCCGACTTTTATGTAACGGAAAAAATGCTTCAGCACTTCATCAAACAAGTGCATGACAACAGTGTGCTTAAACCAAGCCCTCGTGTTTTGGTTTGTGTACCTTGTGGTTCAACGCAAGTTGAGCGTCGTGCTATCCGTGAATCAGCGCTAGGTGCTGGTGCTCGTGAGGTTTACCTAATCGATGAGCCAATGGCTGCAGCGATCGGTGCTGGCCTACGTGTATCTGAACCAACAGGTTCAATGGTTGTTGATATCGGTGGTGGTACTACTGAAGTTGCGGTTATCTCACTGAATGGTGTGGTTTACTCGTCTTCTGTTCGCATCGGTGGTGACCGTTTTGATGAAGCGATCATCAACTACGTTCGTCGTAACTACGGCAGCTTGATCGGTGAAGCGACAGCAGAGAAGATCAAACACGAAATCGGCTCAGCTTACCCTGGCGATGAAGTAGAAGAGATCGAAGTACGTGGTCGTAACCTTGCAGAAGGTGTGCCTCGTAGCTTTAGCCTAAACTCAAACGAAATCCTTGAAGCACTCCAAGAGCCTCTATCTGGCATCGTATCTGCAGTGATGGTTGCGCTAGAACAGTGTCCACCAGAGCTAGCTTCTGATATCTCAGAAAACGGTATGGTACTAACAGGTGGTGGTGCACTGCTTAAAGACCTTGATCGTCTGCTAACAGAAGAAACAGGTATCCCTGTTGTTGTTGCAGAAGAGCCATTAACGTGTGTTGCTCTAGGTGGCGGTAAAGCCCTAGAGATGATCGACATGCACGGTGGCGATCTGTTCAGCGAAGAATAA
- a CDS encoding DUF6701 domain-containing protein: MKHLSIILILLFISFPSFADFSSSQCSSLHAGDDFSVWFKLAPSSGEDTIYATKRNGGSPTPIWSNDSSVQSPVIDDNETSNGEFYEVWLEYESVTNKSGWLTYNLWEGSSWRQVGTRQYADLSGLSAAIAVSGDGASEIKCDDDITEPPPSYSPQALYQFGVIQCNGSECKIPLNRPFTNTPLVFVMPTIDPTNPDSDAPATLVVTNITKTEATIEQIKAPKNGGGSDLTSQPMTEVSYLAIEPGVADFNGHEVIAGYLDTNRYKSKNGTNGNAESVAYSTFGAQQAFNSPVVLHQLQTRNNGSRWVTSGKLIGGNDNNEARLFLELSASRVGNNYQEERVGFIATNSTSGSTLEVDGYKVQFARGYDTPSQNGNDPMLDGCEDKYATTSLTNIDGIIANKQERAGGHGGWLRRCNINNDQVSFAVDEDFRDRTHIPEEVGYFAFEIDDISIDICDVTPHVVQSWGSNSRLKWTSNTATIQIEGTYQSSGQVGIWVDPTNPTVNPKAQCDGKECIENSSLYVAEPNIVDLDLPSGRDVDAGWQEVDLPSGKYNTVSAGGSGTLNLTGGTYYIERLIISASGKLVLSQDAKIFVNSFELSGGGQVINNSFKLSIWAENYKGSNALVQVERNLNALIFSRGKVLVSGGNGLISGRVTAKNIELRPDGKIIDDAQLCPVQPSDYQLNLVPNKDFSLLCETPQVTVTVTDSQGNPATEQVEVYITTPAGITVDSVVEGRHNGGNSYSTNSSGILMLGLDAASIGTYKIEAELASDSSQNDSGDFLVSLYKFEASDVYAIAGKDAEFTLKVLACKNDSVTPVSGYSGSKNLNISQFTLLKPSLDEGAQDGGLLVSGDGGITWSSSSTTFDFTNAQANPNGKVNYDESGSISFMLSDPDFECPTGYDCEDNEGGDLDALEGIVNVFVRPWKIAICDIKETSVTTNSNPATTTGSPGFMASGENFSVKYRPIVFGSGDECNSDVTTNYARDSGPINVSFKLAYPNIVDDNLNIMPAVVGPFDNSSELVISNYLWDEVGSVQFKTSATYLTMDLNEDTELVGRFYPKYFTSIGTPIWDYPGSGVSEQNFTYMNQPFDGVEFEVEALNALGHAVENYASFDATLTAGFSLFESNFGDRFNSPVPNKVWTATDNRSIGTFTLSETSPSTDCDSELCLEKLSTANNYEDGPYNGTNGNPTDISITHTGSVSDDPVAYLNKEGSRDPQLLTVQPDIRFGRMVLDDVGGNSVATITIPLRAEYWNGSRFVLNEDDNATNVEASTSASDVIWSEDGSVTTTVTLANGGLVSDGESRNLTASQGTGVSIREQVQLWQNMDDIPWLRYDWDSDKVSDEANGEQDPSTVVTFGIYRGNDRVIYRGESGLTGQ; encoded by the coding sequence ATGAAGCATCTAAGTATAATATTGATACTACTATTTATTTCTTTTCCTTCTTTTGCCGATTTTTCATCGTCCCAATGCAGCTCACTTCATGCTGGAGACGATTTTTCCGTATGGTTTAAATTAGCTCCATCGTCTGGGGAAGATACTATATATGCGACTAAAAGAAATGGCGGTAGTCCGACCCCCATTTGGAGTAATGATAGTAGCGTTCAAAGCCCCGTAATTGATGATAACGAAACGTCGAATGGTGAGTTTTATGAGGTTTGGCTTGAATATGAAAGCGTCACGAATAAATCAGGATGGTTAACTTACAATTTGTGGGAAGGAAGTTCTTGGCGACAAGTTGGAACTCGTCAATATGCTGACCTTTCAGGGCTTTCTGCAGCGATTGCGGTTTCTGGCGATGGGGCGAGCGAAATCAAGTGTGATGATGATATAACCGAACCCCCTCCAAGTTATTCACCGCAAGCGCTTTACCAGTTTGGTGTCATACAATGTAATGGTTCAGAATGTAAGATTCCGTTGAATAGACCTTTTACGAATACACCACTTGTGTTTGTAATGCCGACTATCGATCCAACTAATCCTGACTCAGATGCTCCTGCAACGTTAGTTGTGACTAATATTACGAAAACGGAAGCAACGATTGAGCAAATTAAAGCTCCGAAGAATGGAGGTGGCTCAGATTTAACTAGTCAACCAATGACTGAGGTGAGCTATCTTGCTATTGAGCCTGGTGTGGCTGATTTTAATGGTCATGAAGTTATTGCTGGTTACTTGGATACGAATAGATACAAATCAAAAAATGGCACAAATGGTAATGCCGAGTCCGTCGCATATTCTACATTTGGAGCCCAACAAGCCTTTAATTCTCCAGTTGTTCTTCATCAACTTCAAACAAGGAACAATGGTAGTAGATGGGTGACATCCGGTAAACTTATTGGGGGCAATGACAATAATGAAGCGAGGCTATTTTTAGAGTTATCGGCGTCAAGAGTTGGTAATAATTACCAAGAAGAACGGGTGGGCTTTATTGCAACAAATTCCACCAGTGGTTCAACGCTTGAAGTCGATGGCTACAAGGTTCAATTTGCAAGAGGGTATGATACACCAAGTCAAAATGGTAATGACCCAATGCTCGATGGTTGTGAGGATAAATACGCCACGACCTCTCTAACGAATATTGATGGGATCATCGCCAATAAACAAGAGAGAGCCGGTGGGCACGGAGGCTGGTTACGTCGATGTAATATCAATAACGATCAAGTTAGTTTTGCTGTTGATGAAGACTTTAGAGACCGCACACATATACCTGAAGAGGTTGGTTACTTTGCTTTTGAAATTGACGATATTTCAATTGATATTTGTGACGTTACCCCACATGTGGTTCAATCTTGGGGAAGTAATAGTCGTTTAAAGTGGACGTCCAATACGGCTACTATCCAAATTGAAGGTACTTATCAGTCTAGCGGTCAGGTGGGGATTTGGGTTGATCCTACAAATCCAACTGTTAACCCAAAGGCACAATGTGATGGAAAGGAGTGTATAGAAAACTCATCGCTATATGTAGCGGAGCCTAATATCGTTGATTTAGATTTACCCTCCGGACGAGACGTCGATGCAGGTTGGCAAGAGGTTGATCTTCCTAGTGGTAAGTACAATACAGTATCCGCCGGAGGTTCTGGCACACTTAACTTGACAGGTGGTACCTATTACATCGAGCGTTTAATTATTAGTGCTAGCGGTAAATTAGTGTTGTCTCAAGATGCCAAAATTTTTGTGAATAGTTTTGAGCTGTCAGGCGGGGGGCAAGTTATTAATAATAGCTTCAAACTGTCTATATGGGCTGAGAATTATAAAGGTAGCAATGCGTTAGTTCAGGTGGAAAGGAACTTAAATGCGCTAATTTTTAGTCGAGGAAAGGTGCTTGTTTCTGGTGGTAATGGGCTAATCAGTGGGCGTGTAACCGCTAAAAATATAGAATTAAGACCTGATGGTAAAATTATTGATGATGCTCAGTTATGTCCTGTACAGCCATCAGATTATCAATTGAATTTGGTTCCCAACAAAGACTTCTCTTTATTGTGTGAAACCCCACAAGTGACGGTAACTGTGACTGATTCTCAAGGGAATCCAGCAACGGAGCAAGTTGAAGTTTATATTACGACACCTGCTGGCATAACCGTTGATAGTGTTGTTGAAGGGCGCCATAACGGTGGTAATTCTTATTCGACAAATTCATCGGGAATATTAATGCTTGGCTTGGATGCGGCCTCAATTGGTACTTATAAAATTGAGGCTGAATTAGCTTCTGACTCAAGTCAAAATGACTCCGGTGATTTTTTAGTATCGCTTTACAAATTTGAAGCAAGTGATGTCTATGCCATTGCAGGAAAGGACGCTGAATTCACACTTAAAGTTCTTGCATGTAAAAACGATTCAGTGACGCCTGTTTCTGGCTATAGCGGCAGTAAAAATCTCAATATTTCCCAGTTTACATTACTGAAGCCATCGCTTGACGAGGGGGCTCAAGATGGAGGGCTACTAGTTTCTGGTGATGGTGGAATTACCTGGAGCAGCTCATCAACAACATTTGATTTTACAAACGCACAAGCGAACCCCAATGGGAAAGTCAATTATGATGAGTCTGGCTCTATTAGTTTTATGTTATCGGACCCCGACTTTGAATGCCCTACAGGCTATGATTGTGAGGATAACGAAGGTGGGGATTTAGATGCACTAGAGGGTATCGTTAATGTCTTTGTTCGTCCGTGGAAAATTGCGATTTGTGATATAAAAGAGACGTCTGTAACAACAAATTCAAATCCAGCAACGACGACTGGAAGCCCCGGGTTTATGGCTTCGGGCGAGAACTTTTCTGTCAAATATAGACCAATTGTATTTGGTAGTGGAGATGAGTGTAACTCAGATGTAACTACTAACTATGCACGGGATTCCGGCCCTATCAATGTGTCTTTTAAATTAGCATATCCCAACATTGTTGATGACAATTTAAATATAATGCCAGCGGTGGTAGGACCGTTTGATAACTCTTCCGAACTTGTGATTTCAAATTATTTATGGGATGAAGTCGGCTCTGTACAATTTAAGACAAGTGCTACGTACCTTACTATGGATCTAAATGAAGATACGGAACTAGTTGGTCGCTTTTATCCAAAATATTTCACCTCGATAGGTACTCCAATTTGGGACTATCCAGGAAGTGGAGTAAGTGAGCAAAACTTTACTTATATGAATCAACCATTCGATGGTGTCGAATTTGAAGTTGAGGCACTAAATGCTCTAGGACACGCGGTTGAAAATTATGCATCATTTGATGCCACGTTAACGGCGGGCTTCTCATTATTTGAGTCAAACTTTGGTGATCGCTTTAATTCTCCTGTGCCCAATAAAGTGTGGACTGCTACTGATAATAGAAGTATTGGTACTTTTACATTAAGTGAAACTTCTCCTTCAACTGACTGTGATTCAGAACTATGCCTCGAAAAATTATCAACGGCCAATAATTATGAGGATGGTCCTTACAACGGTACTAATGGCAATCCAACGGATATATCAATTACTCACACTGGTTCTGTAAGTGATGACCCGGTTGCTTATCTGAATAAGGAGGGGAGTAGAGATCCCCAACTCTTAACTGTGCAGCCTGATATTCGCTTTGGTCGAATGGTCTTAGACGATGTTGGTGGTAATTCAGTAGCAACAATTACTATTCCTCTAAGAGCGGAGTATTGGAATGGCAGCCGCTTTGTTCTTAATGAAGATGATAATGCTACAAACGTTGAAGCTTCTACGAGTGCCAGCGATGTCATTTGGTCAGAAGACGGCAGTGTCACCACGACAGTAACACTCGCTAATGGCGGACTGGTCTCTGATGGAGAATCTCGTAACCTGACGGCCTCTCAAGGTACAGGTGTAAGCATCCGTGAACAAGTACAGTTGTGGCAAAATATGGATGATATTCCATGGCTCAGATACGATTGGGACAGCGATAAAGTTTCGGATGAGGCAAATGGAGAGCAAGATCCCTCCACCGTCGTCACATTTGGTATCTATCGCGGTAACGATCGTGTGATTTACCGAGGTGAAAGCGGTTTAACAGGTCAGTAA